Proteins encoded together in one Aeromonas encheleia window:
- the plsB gene encoding glycerol-3-phosphate 1-O-acyltransferase PlsB, with the protein MSIGQNISRAILQWPISGLVNHKSLPENPITELNLDPARPIVYALKTSSITDLMTLQQCCEDLGLPGPFTPLELGDQLLPRYVCLDRPPPLFGKRNKPLPFLQEFHQLLDLHKQDPALDIQVVPVTLFWGRAPGREGEEASGWNIISSLAPNRLKKAMIVILKGRENLVRFSPPLSLRHMADKHGTDEAIAHKLARVARTHFSRQQLAATGPKLPNRNLLFKQLLDSSVIQQAIEEEAQREGISLEKAQKRAHGYMDEIAANFSFRLIRLGETFLGWLWNKLYRGLSVNGAERVRQLAQEGHEIVYVPCHRSHMDYLLLSYVIYHQGMVPPHIAAGINLNFWPAGPIFRHGGAFFIRRTFKGNPLYSTVFREYLNLLFAKGYSVEFFTEGGRSRTGRLLPPKTGMLAMTLQAMMRGLDRPVTLVPVYLGYEHVMEVNTYHNELKGSRKEKESFLQVLGILRKLRNYGRGFVNFGEPLTLNNYLGEHVPHWKESIGKEERPEWMAPTVNRLAELLMTRINDAAAVNGLTLSALALLAAERHALTRDELQAQLNTYLDLLKQVPYSPQSTLPDEDARTLLDQAMELNKFEVSEDKLGQIISLDRYQAILLTYYRNNILHLFAMPSLVATLIERCEGISRSEIVARCVDIYPLLKTELFLRYEEEELPELIDALLGELQRQQLIEARDGGYWVNPGNQMRLLLLAESIQETLQRYAIVLTRVLAQPYIEAEQLEADGLMMAERLGTLHGINAPEFFDQKLFSTLIHSLRSEGYLDTGCKPDLGRFQALADNIVPLLSTRIRRTIEAGNRP; encoded by the coding sequence ATGTCCATAGGACAGAACATTTCCAGAGCCATACTGCAATGGCCTATCAGCGGCTTGGTCAATCACAAGAGCCTGCCGGAAAACCCCATTACAGAACTGAACCTGGACCCGGCCAGACCCATTGTCTATGCCCTGAAAACCAGCTCGATCACCGACCTGATGACGCTGCAGCAATGCTGCGAGGATCTCGGTCTGCCCGGTCCCTTCACCCCGCTGGAGCTCGGTGACCAGCTGCTGCCGCGCTACGTCTGCCTGGATCGTCCGCCTCCCCTGTTCGGAAAACGCAACAAGCCACTCCCCTTCTTGCAAGAGTTTCACCAGCTGCTGGATCTGCACAAGCAGGATCCGGCGCTGGATATCCAGGTCGTGCCCGTCACCCTGTTCTGGGGCCGCGCCCCGGGCCGCGAGGGTGAAGAGGCCTCCGGCTGGAACATCATCAGCAGCCTGGCCCCGAACAGGCTCAAGAAGGCGATGATCGTGATCCTCAAGGGTCGCGAAAACCTGGTACGCTTCTCGCCGCCACTTTCCCTGCGCCATATGGCGGACAAGCACGGCACCGACGAGGCCATAGCCCACAAGCTGGCGCGGGTGGCCCGCACCCACTTCAGCCGCCAGCAGCTGGCGGCGACCGGCCCCAAGCTGCCGAACCGCAACCTGCTGTTCAAGCAGTTGCTGGATTCCAGCGTGATCCAGCAGGCGATCGAGGAAGAGGCCCAGCGCGAGGGCATCAGCCTGGAGAAGGCCCAGAAGCGCGCCCACGGCTACATGGACGAGATCGCCGCCAACTTCTCTTTCCGGCTGATCCGGCTCGGCGAGACTTTCCTCGGTTGGCTGTGGAACAAGCTCTACCGCGGCCTGTCGGTCAACGGCGCCGAGCGGGTGCGCCAGCTGGCGCAGGAAGGCCACGAGATCGTCTACGTGCCCTGCCATCGCAGCCACATGGATTACCTGCTGCTCTCCTACGTCATCTATCACCAGGGCATGGTGCCGCCCCACATCGCGGCCGGCATCAATCTCAACTTCTGGCCGGCGGGCCCCATCTTCCGCCACGGCGGCGCCTTCTTCATTCGCCGTACCTTCAAGGGCAACCCGCTCTACAGCACCGTATTCCGCGAATACCTGAATCTGCTGTTCGCCAAGGGCTACTCGGTGGAGTTCTTCACCGAGGGCGGGCGTTCGCGCACCGGGCGCCTGCTGCCGCCCAAGACCGGGATGCTGGCCATGACACTGCAGGCCATGATGCGCGGGCTGGACAGGCCGGTGACCCTGGTCCCCGTCTATCTCGGCTATGAGCACGTGATGGAGGTGAACACCTACCACAACGAGCTCAAGGGCAGCCGCAAGGAGAAGGAGAGCTTCCTGCAGGTGCTCGGCATACTGCGCAAGCTGCGCAACTACGGCCGGGGCTTCGTCAACTTCGGTGAGCCGCTGACCCTCAACAACTACCTCGGCGAGCACGTGCCGCACTGGAAGGAGAGCATCGGCAAGGAAGAGCGCCCCGAGTGGATGGCGCCCACCGTCAACCGGCTGGCCGAGCTGCTGATGACCCGCATCAACGATGCCGCCGCCGTCAACGGCCTGACCCTGAGCGCCCTGGCACTGTTGGCCGCCGAGCGCCACGCCCTGACCCGTGACGAGCTGCAGGCGCAGCTCAACACCTATCTGGACCTGCTCAAGCAGGTGCCCTACAGCCCCCAGAGCACCCTGCCGGATGAGGATGCCAGGACCCTGCTGGATCAGGCGATGGAGCTCAACAAGTTCGAGGTGAGCGAGGACAAGCTGGGCCAGATCATCAGCCTGGACCGCTATCAGGCGATCCTGCTGACCTACTATCGCAACAACATACTGCACCTGTTCGCCATGCCGTCCCTGGTGGCCACCCTGATCGAGCGCTGCGAGGGGATCTCCCGCAGCGAGATCGTCGCCCGCTGCGTCGACATCTACCCGTTGCTCAAGACCGAGCTGTTCCTGCGCTATGAAGAGGAAGAGCTGCCGGAGCTGATCGATGCCCTGCTGGGCGAGCTGCAACGCCAGCAGCTGATCGAGGCGCGCGACGGCGGCTACTGGGTCAACCCGGGCAACCAGATGCGCCTGCTGCTGCTGGCCGAGAGCATCCAGGAGACGCTGCAACGCTACGCCATAGTGCTGACCCGGGTGCTGGCCCAACCCTATATCGAGGCAGAGCAGCTGGAAGCGGACGGCCTGATGATGGCGGAACGCCTCGGCACCCTGCACGGCATCAACGCCCCCGAGTTCTTCGACCAGAAGCTGTTCAGCACCCTGATCCACAGCCTGCGCAGCGAAGGCTATCTGGACACGGGCTGCAAACCGGATCTGGGCCGCTTCCAGGCGCTGGCCGACAACATAGTGCCGCTGCTCAGCACCAGGATCCGGCGGACGATAGAGGCCGGCAACCGGCCCTGA
- the ubiA gene encoding 4-hydroxybenzoate octaprenyltransferase, producing the protein MKLLTKERGLAYVQLARIDKPIGTLLLLWPTLWALWLAAGGPPDPWILVVFVVGVFLMRSAGCVINDYADRNFDGHVKRTAGRPLPMGRVGPREVLALFAVLALISFGLVLTLNPLTIGLSFAGLLLAVCYPFMKRFIPIPQLVLGMAFSWSIPMAYAAQANALPAVAWLLFLANLLWTIAYDTQYAMVDRDDDLKLGLKSSAILFGRHDKRIIGMLQLATLLILLLVGELMALGASYYWGLLGAAVLFVYQQRLIRERQREACFQAFLNNNYVGALVLIGVVIHYL; encoded by the coding sequence GTGAAGCTGTTAACCAAGGAGCGGGGACTGGCCTATGTGCAGTTGGCCCGCATCGACAAGCCCATCGGCACCCTGCTGCTGCTGTGGCCGACCCTGTGGGCACTCTGGCTGGCGGCCGGTGGCCCGCCGGACCCCTGGATCCTGGTGGTGTTTGTGGTGGGGGTCTTCCTGATGCGCTCGGCCGGCTGCGTCATCAACGACTATGCGGATCGCAACTTCGACGGCCATGTGAAGCGCACCGCCGGCCGGCCGCTGCCCATGGGCAGGGTCGGGCCGCGGGAGGTGCTGGCACTGTTCGCCGTGCTGGCCCTCATCTCGTTCGGCCTGGTGCTGACCCTGAACCCGCTCACCATAGGGCTGTCGTTCGCCGGCCTGCTGCTGGCGGTCTGCTACCCCTTCATGAAGCGTTTCATCCCGATACCGCAGCTGGTGCTGGGGATGGCCTTCTCCTGGTCCATTCCCATGGCCTATGCGGCGCAGGCCAACGCCCTGCCCGCCGTGGCCTGGCTGCTGTTTCTCGCCAACCTGCTGTGGACCATCGCCTATGACACCCAGTACGCCATGGTGGACCGGGATGACGACCTCAAGCTGGGCCTGAAGTCGAGCGCCATCCTGTTCGGCCGCCACGACAAGCGGATCATCGGCATGCTGCAGCTGGCGACCCTGCTGATCCTGCTGCTGGTGGGGGAGCTGATGGCGCTGGGGGCCAGCTACTACTGGGGGCTGCTGGGGGCGGCGGTGCTGTTCGTCTATCAGCAGCGGCTCATCCGTGAGCGGCAGCGGGAGGCCTGCTTCCAGGCGTTTCTCAACAACAACTACGTGGGGGCCCTGGTGCTGATCGGGGTGGTGATCCACTACCTCTGA
- a CDS encoding chorismate--pyruvate lyase family protein yields the protein MKSELTVPLIQLAPWRTPEQCDLPEALRPWLLEADSMTRRLRRYNRHLSVQLLGNRSVSLGADEQDLVAAPHPMGLCREVILHGDGGPAILGWTLFAEAALQGSGLHDLGEQPLGERIFGDAPARRDHLQLACFEIAANPWCQAATVWGRRSRLYLGQWPLLVHELFLPSLSSDALPSNKELE from the coding sequence GTGAAGTCCGAGTTGACTGTTCCCCTGATCCAGCTTGCCCCGTGGCGGACGCCCGAGCAGTGCGATCTCCCCGAGGCGCTGCGCCCCTGGTTGCTGGAAGCCGATTCCATGACCCGACGGCTGCGTCGTTACAATCGCCATCTCTCGGTGCAACTGCTGGGCAATCGCAGCGTGTCGCTCGGCGCCGATGAGCAGGATCTGGTGGCCGCCCCGCATCCCATGGGGCTGTGCCGCGAGGTGATCCTGCATGGGGATGGCGGGCCGGCGATCCTGGGCTGGACCCTGTTTGCCGAGGCGGCGCTGCAAGGGAGCGGTTTGCATGATCTGGGCGAGCAACCGCTGGGGGAGCGCATCTTCGGCGATGCGCCGGCGCGGCGCGATCACCTGCAGCTGGCCTGTTTCGAAATAGCGGCCAACCCCTGGTGCCAGGCCGCCACCGTCTGGGGACGCCGTTCCCGTCTCTATCTGGGGCAGTGGCCCTTGCTGGTCCACGAACTCTTCTTGCCCTCGCTATCGTCTGATGCGCTGCCATCGAATAAGGAGCTGGAGTGA
- a CDS encoding flagellar basal body-associated protein FliL yields the protein MKISRILLVLLLGCTALNAQASSEESAADPASSAVKPGFAYHALDPDIITNYLGEGKTLGYVRVTVELMAENGTDLKLLEQHDPLIRDAIIRLIGSKTGDQIKSLVSREELRKECENRVNELLVKETGKKAVRELIFTKYLYQ from the coding sequence ATGAAGATCTCCAGAATTCTGCTGGTGTTATTGCTGGGCTGTACCGCATTGAATGCACAAGCCTCCTCCGAGGAGAGCGCCGCCGATCCGGCCTCCTCCGCCGTCAAGCCGGGCTTTGCCTACCATGCGCTGGATCCGGACATCATCACCAACTACCTGGGGGAAGGCAAAACCCTGGGCTACGTGCGGGTGACGGTGGAGCTGATGGCCGAGAACGGGACAGACCTCAAGCTGCTGGAGCAGCACGATCCCCTGATCCGCGACGCCATCATCCGCCTGATTGGCAGCAAGACCGGCGATCAGATCAAGTCGCTGGTGAGCCGGGAAGAGCTGCGCAAGGAGTGTGAGAACCGGGTCAATGAGCTGCTGGTGAAAGAGACCGGCAAGAAGGCGGTACGCGAACTCATCTTCACCAAGTATCTGTACCAATGA
- a CDS encoding DUF2799 domain-containing protein → MRLLVIMMCAGLLGGCVSNSDDPCEKVWSDVGEADGKLGFAADRVEFHQAQCGTKVDVAVWQQGRQKGLAWYCRPEHLYLAGRAGEEYRGVCPNDEQARRLFEQGRQGWTDQ, encoded by the coding sequence ATGCGATTACTCGTCATCATGATGTGTGCCGGCCTGCTCGGGGGCTGCGTCTCCAATTCGGATGATCCCTGCGAGAAGGTGTGGAGCGATGTGGGGGAGGCCGATGGCAAGCTGGGCTTTGCCGCCGACAGGGTTGAGTTCCATCAGGCCCAGTGCGGGACCAAGGTGGACGTTGCCGTGTGGCAGCAGGGCCGGCAGAAGGGACTGGCCTGGTATTGCCGCCCCGAGCACCTCTATCTGGCCGGTCGAGCCGGGGAGGAGTACCGTGGCGTCTGCCCCAACGATGAGCAGGCCCGTCGCCTGTTCGAGCAGGGTCGCCAGGGCTGGACCGATCAATAG
- the acuI gene encoding acrylyl-CoA reductase (NADPH): MFKALLLENQDGKTVPTLTQLTESQLPEGEVRVAVSYSSINYKDGLAITGKGKIVRQWPLVPGIDFAGTVLESADGRYRPGDKVVLTGWGVGEGHWGGMAEQARVKADWLVPLPAGLDERQAMCIGTAGLTAMLCVLALEEAGITPESGEILVTGAAGGVGSTAVALLAALGYSVAALTGRVQEQGEMLCALGASRIVPRSELLVPAKPLEKQLWAGAIDTVGSQVLAKLLAQMNYGGAVAACGLAGGFDLPTSVMPFILRNVRLQGVDSVLCPLARRQQAWERLARDLPASFFAQAVTEIGLEQVVAAAEAITLGQVAGRTLVKL, translated from the coding sequence ATGTTCAAGGCTCTGTTACTGGAAAACCAAGATGGCAAGACGGTCCCGACCCTCACCCAGCTGACCGAGAGCCAGCTGCCGGAAGGCGAGGTGCGGGTGGCGGTGAGTTACAGCTCCATCAACTATAAGGATGGGCTGGCCATCACCGGCAAGGGCAAGATAGTGCGCCAGTGGCCGCTGGTGCCCGGCATCGACTTCGCCGGCACTGTGCTCGAGTCGGCGGATGGCCGCTATCGGCCCGGTGACAAAGTAGTGCTGACCGGTTGGGGCGTGGGTGAGGGCCACTGGGGCGGCATGGCCGAGCAGGCGCGGGTCAAGGCCGACTGGCTGGTACCGCTGCCGGCCGGACTGGATGAGCGCCAGGCCATGTGCATCGGCACCGCCGGTCTCACCGCCATGCTCTGCGTGCTGGCGCTGGAAGAGGCGGGCATCACCCCCGAGAGCGGCGAGATCCTGGTGACCGGGGCCGCCGGTGGGGTGGGCTCCACCGCTGTCGCCCTGCTGGCAGCCCTGGGTTATAGCGTCGCGGCCCTGACCGGCCGGGTGCAGGAGCAGGGCGAGATGCTGTGCGCGCTCGGTGCCAGCCGCATAGTGCCGCGCAGCGAGCTGCTGGTGCCCGCCAAGCCGCTGGAGAAGCAGCTGTGGGCCGGTGCCATCGACACCGTCGGCAGCCAGGTGCTGGCCAAGTTGCTGGCCCAGATGAACTATGGCGGCGCCGTGGCGGCCTGCGGGCTGGCGGGGGGCTTCGATCTGCCGACCAGCGTGATGCCCTTCATCCTGCGCAACGTGCGCCTGCAGGGAGTGGATTCGGTGCTGTGCCCGCTGGCCCGCCGCCAGCAGGCCTGGGAGCGACTGGCTCGAGATCTGCCCGCCAGCTTCTTCGCCCAGGCGGTGACCGAGATAGGACTGGAGCAGGTCGTGGCCGCCGCCGAGGCCATCACCCTTGGCCAAGTCGCGGGCCGCACCCTGGTCAAACTTTGA
- a CDS encoding substrate-binding domain-containing protein yields MAKACYPALTSVQIPYCKMGGMAAEMILRKLAGEVLQDGTQTIEFELHKRQST; encoded by the coding sequence GTGGCGAAGGCCTGTTATCCTGCCCTGACGTCGGTACAGATCCCCTATTGCAAGATGGGCGGCATGGCCGCGGAGATGATCCTGCGTAAACTGGCTGGCGAGGTACTGCAAGACGGTACCCAGACCATCGAGTTTGAATTGCACAAGCGCCAGAGCACCTGA
- a CDS encoding glycosyltransferase family 9 protein, producing MKYLVVQTKQIGDVLISTALCNNLKQNDPNGEVHYLVMDYCAGMAEGNPNIDRLIVIEKARRNEWRYMKALLLGIRRERYDVVINSQGQMIGLLTCLISGAKLRIGFDSFPWRLGHNRIVRFRHDTEHRGNSTLVDDRFSLLKPLGLAQEDRNYYLWLSEEEKRQGCETLLAAGVDLSRPLIAMGVNSLGHYKRWPIDCFAEVARWLIEQHHSQILIYCGPGEEEYNRSLKPLLPAALQSSVFDRIQTRSVRELAGIFAHCQLFVGNDTGPRHIAQALDIPLLTIVAPQGHLNIANPHDHPRFQAIECGFNNKEADISAVNIRLAKFPSDFWV from the coding sequence ATGAAATACCTCGTAGTCCAAACCAAACAGATAGGAGACGTGCTGATCTCCACGGCGCTGTGCAACAACCTCAAGCAGAACGATCCCAATGGGGAGGTTCACTATCTGGTCATGGACTATTGCGCGGGCATGGCAGAGGGCAACCCCAACATAGACAGGCTGATCGTCATCGAGAAGGCCAGGCGCAACGAGTGGCGCTACATGAAGGCACTGCTGCTGGGGATCCGGCGCGAACGCTACGACGTGGTGATCAACAGCCAGGGCCAGATGATAGGCCTGCTCACCTGCCTCATCTCGGGGGCAAAACTGCGGATTGGCTTTGACTCCTTCCCCTGGCGACTCGGCCACAACCGCATAGTGCGCTTTCGGCATGACACCGAACATCGGGGTAACAGTACCCTGGTGGACGACAGATTTTCCCTGCTCAAGCCCCTCGGCCTCGCGCAGGAGGATCGCAACTACTATCTCTGGTTGAGCGAAGAGGAGAAACGGCAGGGGTGCGAGACCCTGCTGGCGGCCGGGGTCGATCTATCGCGGCCGCTGATCGCCATGGGGGTCAACTCGCTGGGGCATTACAAACGCTGGCCCATCGACTGCTTCGCCGAGGTCGCACGCTGGCTGATAGAGCAGCACCACTCCCAGATCCTGATCTACTGCGGGCCGGGGGAGGAAGAGTACAACCGCAGCCTGAAGCCCTTGCTGCCCGCCGCGCTGCAGTCCAGCGTATTTGACCGCATACAGACCCGCTCGGTGCGGGAGCTCGCGGGCATCTTCGCCCATTGCCAGCTGTTCGTCGGCAACGACACAGGCCCGCGTCACATTGCGCAGGCGCTGGACATACCGCTGCTGACCATAGTCGCACCACAGGGGCACCTGAATATTGCAAACCCACATGATCATCCTCGATTCCAAGCCATAGAATGCGGTTTCAATAACAAAGAGGCGGATATTTCCGCAGTAAATATTAGGCTGGCTAAGTTCCCCTCAGATTTTTGGGTATGA
- a CDS encoding glycosyltransferase, with the protein MKKILFIVDDFYGGGAEKVLLNTASLLQKNKANVIVYTLRNRIEHSIPDNIKPLNLAIVNRFTKAISNVFVEKIQASLIYQKILKEAPDVIISCSCDKITRHLPDNLNVYYWIHGNITGFASDNAKSYAKFKRFYNGKKLICVSHGIADDIMNNVQAKPLSCQVIYNPFDIAKIQSMADESIIKPFEKYFIHIGSFEERKRHDRLLQAYKLSGIDTPLILMGKGALRQKIEMMIDDMGLGNKVTIIDFQKNPYPYIKAAQALILTSDAEGLPTVLIEALICHTPVISVDCPSGPAEILTGELKKFLCPLNDIQTIAASLTTQNESPTNIDKSYYQAFSSEETINKFMQL; encoded by the coding sequence ATGAAAAAAATATTATTTATTGTTGATGACTTTTATGGTGGGGGAGCAGAAAAAGTTCTGCTAAATACGGCATCTCTACTTCAAAAAAATAAAGCTAATGTTATTGTTTATACCTTGCGCAACAGGATAGAACATAGTATTCCAGACAATATAAAGCCACTCAATCTAGCTATCGTTAATCGCTTCACGAAAGCTATATCCAATGTCTTTGTAGAAAAAATACAGGCATCACTTATCTACCAAAAAATTCTGAAAGAGGCTCCAGATGTCATTATATCTTGCTCATGTGATAAAATAACAAGACATCTCCCTGATAATCTAAATGTATATTACTGGATTCACGGCAATATAACTGGTTTCGCAAGCGATAACGCAAAAAGCTATGCCAAGTTCAAACGCTTTTATAATGGTAAAAAACTGATATGCGTTTCTCATGGCATTGCCGATGACATCATGAACAATGTCCAGGCCAAACCACTGTCATGCCAAGTTATTTATAATCCATTTGATATTGCCAAGATACAAAGCATGGCTGATGAGTCAATAATAAAACCTTTCGAGAAGTATTTTATTCATATCGGTTCATTTGAAGAACGTAAACGCCATGATCGTTTACTTCAGGCGTACAAACTGAGTGGTATCGACACACCATTGATATTGATGGGAAAAGGGGCGTTACGACAAAAAATTGAAATGATGATTGATGATATGGGACTTGGAAATAAAGTTACTATTATTGATTTCCAAAAAAATCCATACCCATACATCAAAGCAGCTCAAGCATTAATCCTAACTTCTGATGCCGAAGGTTTACCCACTGTACTTATTGAGGCATTAATATGCCATACCCCAGTGATCAGTGTCGACTGTCCTTCTGGGCCGGCAGAAATCCTCACCGGAGAATTAAAGAAATTTTTGTGTCCATTAAATGACATACAAACAATTGCGGCATCGTTAACCACTCAAAATGAAAGCCCCACTAATATAGATAAAAGTTACTACCAGGCATTCTCAAGCGAAGAGACCATTAATAAATTCATGCAGTTGTGA